In Dromiciops gliroides isolate mDroGli1 chromosome 4, mDroGli1.pri, whole genome shotgun sequence, one DNA window encodes the following:
- the C4H17orf58 gene encoding UPF0450 protein C17orf58 homolog, whose translation MPSERVLWLLCLLIGSSSETPVTESKDSLSYPIEKTWAQGTLGAHAPGAWRNKWRKARPRPRMENSTGARKDGALELGSPWLLGGTAVLLDNSVNKRRQSGRVTWPMLSVPRSQGRPLSGAGSAWVEDQCRPLEGRLNSPGRTSPDQEGELLSNRSKASWLSHQQPRLRPPGRDTGHMEKTCETECKWDMDEKEFYCMSEFAVNGIVHDVEVLGEGIRLVSLLVNSHGLYKTNRLYITPDGFFFRVHVLVLDSSSCNKPYADFKFGSRYIVMGHIYHKRRQLSTALLQVLQGRLRPGDGLLKSSSNYVKRFNRKRDEKIQRAAHTKCI comes from the exons ATTCTCTCTCATACCCAAtagagaagacctgggctcagggGACGCTGGGAGCCCACGCTCCTGGGGCCTGGAGGAACAAATGGAGGAAGGCCAGACCCCGGCCTCGGATGGAGAACAGCACTGGGGCTCGCAAGGACGGAGCCCTGGAACTGGGTAGCCCGTGGCTCCTTGGTGGGACTGCCGTGCTACTAGACAATAGTGTGAACAAGCGGCGCCAGTCCGGGCGGGTGACTTGGCCCATGCTCTCGGTCCCGCGGTCTCAGGGGCGTCCCCTCTCTGGCGCTGGGTCTGCGTGGGTGGAGGACCAGTGCCGACCCCTTGAAGGGCGCCTCAACTCTCCTGGACGCACCAGCCCGGACCAGGAGGGAGAGCTCCTGAGCAACCGCTCGAAGGCTTCCTGGCTCAGTCATCAGCAACCCCGCCTTCGCCCACCAGGCAGAG aTACTGGCCACATGGAGAAGACCTGTGAGACTGAGTGCAAATGGGATATGGATGAAAAGGAATTCTATTGCATGAGTGAATTTG CAGTGAATGGAATCGTCCATGATGTGGAAGTGCTTGGTGAAGGCATCCGGCTGGTTTCTCTGCTGGTCAACAGTCATGGTCTATACAAGACAAACCGCCTCTATATCACTCCAGATGGCTTCTTCTTCAGAGTTCACGTGCTCGTATTGGATTCCTCCAGCTGCAATAAACCATATGCAGATTTTAAATTTG GCAGCAGGTATATAGTAATGGGTCACATCTACCACAAGAGAAGGCAGCTCTCCACAGCTCTGCTGCAGGTGTTACAAGGGCGCCTAAGACCTGGAGATGGATTACTCAAGAGCAGCAGCAATTATGTGAAAAGATTCAATCGCAAAAGGGATGAGAAAATCCAAAGGGCAGCTCATACCAAGTGTATCTGA